CAAGCTGTGTCCCGAAAAGGAGCAGATCCAAGCAGCTGTGAATTGTATGGAAGCTCAGTCAGAGTCTCAGATGTGTCCTCTTTGGACTTTGGGCCCTGAATCCAGACATAAAAATATCTGGGGCTTTGTGGAAGAAATTCTGTCTTCTAGCTCCCCCTACAAGTTCTATTGTGTTTCAGCAGTTTTTGTCAACAGCAGAGGAAATGGATTTGGGAGATTCAGACTCATAATTAactatttttataactttttACTGTGAAATTTTTGTCTAGACACATCAACTCAAGGTTTTCCTTTGCCTGGCTTCTTTCAGGTTTTCTTAATTCTGCGCAAGAAACAAGAGCAGGTGACTTTTCTGCATGTGTACCATCACGGCTCTATGCTCTTCAACTGGTGGTCAGGGGTCAAATATGTGCCTGGAGGACAAGGTATGCTTGTAAGAAATGCTGCCACAAGAAAACCTTGTGTTTCTCACAGCTTTTTTGGGCCATAGAGGTAGCATTAACAGTGCAGATGGGCTGAATGGCAGGTAGGAAGCTCACCTACTTCCAAAGGTGAGAAAAACACATGCATTTCAGATGATCCCATCTGCTCAGCTTTTGGGGCTGTTTAGGCTGCCCTGTTCACTGCCTCAACCAGAATAAGAGTGTGCCATCAGAGCGGgtccaaacagaaaaaaataacatccCACAGAAGGTCACTGTGTAtctcctcccagagcagcactccCTCTCCACTCAgaggccctggggcagcaggccAGGCTCTGTTTCCTGCTGTAGCCGTGCCCATttctgggctgcatccagaaTGCTGCCCCTTTTTGCACAACTGGAAGAGAAGCATCTGTGTATTAAGCATCTGGGTACCCTGGTAGGCCTTATAAAGATGCTGGGGCATTCTTTTTTTGGGAAGTCATTTTGGCTACACAGCCTTGACACCAGAATGGTGTGAAATGCTTACGTCGGACGATCAAAGTCTCTCCTCTGCCTTTGAAGCCCTTCTCTGTCTCTGAACACTTGATATGGGATGGGTATATCATGGATACACCAACCTTGGCAGTGTTCCAGGCCAGATGAGATGGGGCTTTGGGGCAACTCTAGTGGGAGATGTGCCCTGGGGGTTGGAGCTGAtggcctttaaggtcccttccaacccaacccatgcAACGACTCTGGATGCTGAAGGAAGGGAGAAGCGGGTGTGCTTCCACAGTGTCCTGGTTTTGCATGGGAGGTATGAGATCCCAGATGGAATGTTCATGCACAGAGGTGGATGTGGTGTGTTTTGGAAGCATCACCATAGTGGCTGTTAGCCCTTCACGGGGTTAGCCTGGAATGGGTCGTGTGCCTTGTTCACCCTCACTTTCTCACTCCTCAGCCTTCTTTGTTGGGATGCTGAACTCCTTTGTCCACATCTTCATGTATGGCTACTATGCCCTGGCCAGTCTGGGACCGCGGATGCGCCAGCACCTGTGGTGGAAGCGTTACCTGACCATCCTGCAGCTGGTAATTAGCTCCAGGTGTTCACCCCTGCCCTCCCACGGCTCAGGCGTGATGGCCTCTGCTGTCTGTCACCTCACTGGCTCCATTTGCTTGCTGTCCATGGAAGGCAGCACGTTCCCAGGTGCCCTCATGTGCCACTCTGAGAGGTGAAGCCATGGGCGACCTGCTTCAAATGCTTTCACAAGACTATCAGAGGCCTTCAGTGACCATCTCAAACTAATTATCCACAGCTTTGTAAtaggaagggaagagaaaaattaacaaTTGGATTCCTCCTTTTTATGTTGTATATGGAGCAGTGAAAACAGAGCTTGATGTGGAGAGGTAGGGACAGTGGTTCAGGGAAACTGGATTCTCAATAAGGCAGCAGACTGGGGAGCCTTGATTCAGTTCCTTCAAAAGGAAGAGGGTCTCTAGCTACAGGCAAACAGGCAAGTTAAAGAGAAATGTGCGAATTTTACTCTTTCTCTAGAAAATCCCTTTggattttctttccctcatCTCTGATGAAGTTACAAATCTGGAAAACCccatgtttttttaaagatacaGCATAAATGCAATGGTCCAAACAAGGACAATGGTTGTAGGAGAGATTTTTCCACTCAAAGAGAGGCTTTGCAAACCAAAAGTATGCAGTTAcaagggaagaggaagaggataTGTGTAAAACACTGGTGCAGTGAAGACTGCTCCAGAATTCTTACTTAGCCTGCAtggcaaaacagaaaaagaaagcattgcATGAAATAAAAAGGTATTTCTAATGCAAATtatagcaaaggaaaaaaaatatttactagCTCTTTGGTACGTAGAACTCATTGCTTCAGGGTATTGAGACAGGTAACTtagtaaaatacaaaaaaatattaatgttgaATGTTTAAATGAATAAAGGTAGTATCTGTATTTCCTCTCTGCAAGTCAAAATacaaatcaaaataattatGGGTATAACAACCTGATTACCACTGGGTAAGAGGAAACTACCACCTTCACTTTTCATATTCCAGCATCTCAGTTACTGCATTATGGCAGAGAAATGGGCCAAGGGCAGGAGAGACAGAATTGGTTAAACCTTCAGGTTTGATGGACATCTCTCCTGGTGGGAAAAAACTGCTAAACTTGAAAGGAAGGTTCCCAGGGAGGTCAGGAGAGGCAAGCAGGTGATCCTGTGGGTTGAGGTGGGTTGAGGACACTGCTAGGATGTTGTGATAGCTGTGATGGTCTCAATGGCCAGCTGAGGTGTATCTCATGAAGGTTCCCTAATCTCACTGCTTCTTTTTTCCACCTCTTCCAGTGCCAGTTTGTGGCCATTGCTGCTCATTCCTCCTACAACCTCTTCACAGAGTGCCCGTTCCCTGATGGCTTCAACACCGCAGTCTTCCTCTACATCCTCAGCCTCCTGGCTCTCTTCCTACGCTTCTACTATCAGACCTACGTCAGGGGAAAGCGGGAAAAGCTGACTTGAAGGAAATCAAAGAGGACAGAGAACACAGCCTGATGAACATGAGCATTCTCTGCTGCTTGTGACATGGTTCCAGGAAGGAAATGTATCTGGGGAGTGTGTGTGAGGCCCATGTCTAGCCTTCAAATATCCCAGGCTAGGGAGAAGAAAGGAATGATGTGAACTCAGGGATTAAGGAACTGAGGAGGCACACTTAATTAAGCTGAGGCCAAGCTAAGCAAAGTAGTCACAAGCATAGCAGGCTTTGGGACACTTGCAAGATAAGGTCTTTTTCCCTTCCATCTTTACCTTGGGGTCCAAGGTCTAGCAGCCAGCTACAACTCCCTGCCTCATTTCTTAGGCTGTAGAGGGTTTCTTTGCATCCACAGAACTATCTCAGCTTGTTGTTGTAGGTCAGGCAAGGTCATGTGCCTCCAGCCTGGAAATCAATGTCCAggtagcagcagcagccaggaatCCACAGGATGTACACTGCATCCCACCCGTCCTGCTAAGAAAGCTCCTACTAGGCCTGGGGTGGTCCTGATGGTTTAACTTCTTACCAGTATAAGCAGCTCATTTCCCTTTGGTTGCTCTCATACCAACAGAGGATTTTAATGCATGAAGATACTTGGTATTGCTCCTTGTAGATGCCATAATTGAACTAGAAAGAATAGACTGATGTTCCCTTTTCATAACTTTTTTCTCCAatctgttattatttttaatactgttatttttaaatttttcttcttgtcaaacataAAGAGTTTAACAACACCACAAGCAACCACCTCCACTACCTAATTGTATAAGaattaatataaaatgtataaaatcAATTCATCGGGTAGTGCAAAGCTGCATAGCTCCATTGATTTTAAGATATCACTAACtggcttcttttttttgctCCTAAATCAACTACAACTACAATTTGGCACTCATATTCATCTGCAGACTGTTAAATACTGTTGAAGTTCTGATGTGATAGTACTTTGAAGATCCTAATTAAACTACAAAGTGGTAATTATTGATTGAATCCTGCTCAGCTGATTAAAACTGGTACTACAGAGTAGTAGTATTTTGTAAAACACAAAGGTGTTGAAGGAGAGGATTGGAATCAGTGACATGATGCACTGCCATTGCCAAGCCAAATCCATCTCAAATATAAAAAAGTCTAACTCCTCTGGGAATGTCCAGAGGACTAGATCTGGCCTGAACAACAAATGGATGTGCCCCAAAAGACCTGTGTGCCCTTCACCAATCTGGAGTCGAGTGGctacaaaaaataaattcaactTGTTCTTTGCTGGTCTGTGCTCGCACCCCATCCTTTCCTTCAGCCCCTCCACACACATGTGGAAGCTAAAACAATTTTCTGCCATTCCTCACCCTCCTCCCCTTCACACACAGCCACTAAGGACTTGTTCACACTGTCACAAGGTCACATCATCAGCGTCCTTCCTTTGATTTGAGCAGTCTCTCTTCTGATTGTGACTGGTGAGTATGAGAATCACTGCATCCGTGCTGGGGAAGAGGAATCCACCcccttggttttcttcctgtcaactattttttcttgcaaataaattaataaataatgacACTTTCAAATACTGGACTTCTTCTTCTGTTAGAATTTTTACTAGCAAATCCCTGGATGAGTCTTTCATTCCTCCccttgtttggaaagacaggaaaaCGGGATCTACTGTAAATGTAACATATTCATGTGGATGGTTTCCCCTGGGGGCTCTCCCCTAAATAAAGACTCAGTTCAAGTAAAGCTGTTTCATTACTCTTGTCCGCCTAATGATTCATTTACGGCCCTCTCCTGCCGTCTCGTCCCGCAGCCATGGGAGCTGGACGAATGCCGGCTAGCCGCTCCCGGAGTGGCCCAAGGAGACCACGAATCCCGCCACTCGCAGGCTCTTCGCAAGAACCCCGGGTAGCGGTGCCGTCTGCGGCGTGGGTGGCGCAGGCGAGAGCGAGCCTACGAAGCACTGAGGCaaaggaaggagagagcagATACTCGTATGGGTGCCAAGGCGCTTTATTGTCCCAAGCGGGGCCAGTGACGGCGTCAGGGAAAGACCGTTGGGAAGGCACTGATAAAGGGGATGTATGTGACAGGAGGAGACGCGAGGGAACCAATAAACAaagcccaggggaggagcaAGGGACACAACTGAACCAATAAATATTGCACAGGGGAGGGAAAAGGTTCAGGAGACAAAGATCTTAAGGGATAACTGACATAAAAATTTCTCGAAATAAAGGGGCTGTGGTTACAATGATGGACAGGGAAACTGAGCAGCATCAGGAGGGAGGAGATAAACTTCTAAGGACATAAGGGGAAGGACTAGGGGATCGGTCACCTTAACAGACAGGTCACTGGCGGTAAAACAAGGGACAAACAACTCAGGGACAAACCATTGTGAGGGAGGAACATGGGGGAAACCGAAGGTCAAACCATAATCTCGACTTATAAAAAATAACCAACTTTACAAGAAAACCTGTATAAAACATAAAATGCTACACTCTCCTGCTTAAACTCTCAGTACCTTTGGCCCCCTAGTTTTGTGGTagagcatttcctgcagctggctAAATTATCTGTGCTCACAAAGCAATCTAATGCTCTTTTTCCTATACACGAGTAGATTTCAACTTCAGTTTCCCCCTCACTTTAATGTTTTCAGAATGTAGTAACTAAGTTCACTCATAATTTTATACCAGACTAAGCATCacatattttgattttccttgATTCATGACTgcttaaaaattagaaataagcACGAAATCTGAATGAGGTTACTCCTTGCTTTTCCAGTCTTAAAATACATGAATTTGTAAACATGCCATTTATCTGTTTTTAATGCAGCCTATGCAGGTTAATTTGTGTTTATGTACGACAAAGCAATGGTTTCTGGAGTGTCACTGGCCACATAGGTGGTAACAAAACATGAAAGTACAAATTTGTCACCTGACAGCTTGAAGTGACTGATCACCCAATTCAGACACCGCTGTCACCACTTGTTCTAGACATGAAACCTTTGATTTATTCCTGTCCCTCTTCCTCACAGCCTGAGTGAATGGCCTGATCTTGAATGAGTAAGAGCTTTTTGTTGGTGTGACTTTGATGGCACAGGAtgaaaatgaagtattttcagTTGAATGATAAGGAGGAATTGATTTtgcccagaaacaccatgcTTTCCATACAGAAACAGATCCTGGCATGGAGCACAGCTGTTACAGAAGCATTGATGCAAGCAAAATTAACTTGTGAGGATATTTGCACTGGCAGTGAAGAAAAAACTGCAGTGGTATAGCTGAGAGGCTCTGCAGGTTACTCCTTCAGATTGCCCTTGTTTGTCTTCATTCTCCTGTTTTAAAATCGGGTTGTCCTAATTGGAACTGTCCACCTGAGCAATCCTGTTGTAACAAAAAAACTGAAAGCACAGCTATGTGCTCCGGAAATTTAACAGAGAGGAAAGGCGCCAAATGGGATTTCCCCTCTAAAATCAAGTCCCTGGAATTCAATATTACACCACAGAAAAGCAATGGAAGTCAAAAGGGGTGGGAAATTATAAATTACAAGCTTGGATGGCTCATGCTGTATGGTAGAGTCCAAAGCTTTGAGGATGGGTTGAAAATACCCTGTCACAGCTGGATTTGTGGAAAACCTCTGAGCCAAATGCTGGTTCTACCTATTCGAGTGACAAAGGCTGGAGCTCCTCTGGGATGAGGCTGGCACATCTGTGTGGAAAGCAGCACGCTCAGCTCCACAGCCATGTTTGCTGGGTGCAGGAGCATTATTCAATCCTACAAATAGATGACTTTTGAGGGCACGGTGGTGTGTAAGTCTCCCTCTTACAAACTGTGGGTCATTAAATGTTCGTCAAGCAGTTTCCATGAACAAGATGTAAAGCATAGTGCAAGTAGGCTGCTGAAATGAATAAGCTTGATATCTGGTAGTGCTCAGCATCTTTCCTGCTGTTCCAGTCAATGTAAATTATGGATGTTCTGATCAAATTACTTTTGAATTAAGCAGACCATTTACTCAGTGCTTACTTTCTCTCTGAAGATAAATGAGAGAGATTCTCATtttaatcaaaacaaaatacagaaaagaaaatcaattacTATTTAATGTTTTTTCCATCCCTGTGTGATGGAAAATTTCCAGAGGAACTTGGGCTTAAAATTGCAAAGCAATATAAAATGCAGGGACATGGCTGAGTTTTAGCtattggatttttttatatACTATTAGAAAACATGgctaagttgtttttttttttttttttaaggcaaaatAACTACTCTAAAcaattaaacaagaaaaatcagaatacaGTAGATTGCTTcatccaaaaaataaaaatctgttgaTACAGATGTAAACCACCTAGAAGCCAAACATTTAGAAAGATCAGCCAGCCCTATATATAGAACAGTGTGAATGTGCTGAATTCATTAATAAATAGCTTCATGGATTAGGGCTTGATAGATGGAGATCTCCATCCAGATGTTTATTGTGATTTGTCAATGGCCTGGTACTTAATCCTCCTGGACAGGAAACAGGAGTCTTTTCTCTAGGATATCCCCTCGGAACTGTGGCAGTGCCTCCCTCTGGCCTGAATGCTCTCAGCACTGGATGAGGCTGCCAAGGAATTAACCAAGTGGCAGAGGCACGGATTTGCCTTTAACCTTTTTGGTTTCCTCTCAGCTTCAGATGATTTCCTAACCATCTACCACAACCTCGCCGTTTTTTAGTCAActtatggaaaaggaaaaaagggagtcACCCATGTCACCCTGGGGTCCCTGTACCCACAAAATGTGCTGAGGGAGGCACATGGATTCCCATCagcactgaggaggaggagggctgtGGGCAGCCTTAAGAGCTTGGTGTGCCCCTCTTCACTGCTCAGCATcgtgttttcatttttgttatGCTGCCACTCCCTGTCAGTGACAGGGATGGCCCAAGAGGTAGTATTTGTGAGTAactgatgtccccaaggtgtcctcGGTCAGGGTACCAGAGTttagtgtgtgtgtgagtgagtTTGGGTGTGGGTAGGTGAATGCAGCCCCTGCAGACAGTCCCCATGGCTCATTTCTCATCCCACCTCTCTGTGGGATGGGTCCTTCATCTTGCTGTGGGACGCTGAaggacagctcccagcagccacaCCTGCTATGGAATGGCAcactgggtgctgcagggaatGCTAGGTTTTGTTGTGGATGTGCAGGATTGTAAAGGACTGATTTCCTGTGTTCAACTTCTGGCTAAATCACAAGTACAAATGTGGACAAATAAATTCTTTTCAGGGACTGCCTGGTTAAAACATTAGTAGTACATCTCAGCCCTATTCTTCCCTAGTCTGCCTGTCATCCTTTCTCTCTAGTACCTTGGCTTTCTGCTGCACTTCAAGAGTTTGTCTTTACACTGAGCTGAAAAAATGAGGgctattaaataaaaattgtcCTTTAAAATTCCCTGCTTGGAGTAGATATTCCTTCCCCTTTAACATCATCCTCCCACTTTCTCTTGTCCCTTTTCTCTGTTCTTCTTTTGTACCCACACATACAGACACTGTAATAGATTCTCAGACCTTTTAAAGTTGCAAAGAAAGTAGCTACAAGTCACTCAAATGCTGTACAAGTAGCTGCATTTTTCTGATCTATCAATTAATAATGTACATTTTCTTCATAGGGTTTTCTGCAAGGCTTTAGTCCAAGTGAATTTGAGCAagtcttcatttttctttgcacTTTAGCATAATCCTATCTGCCTTCAAATTCAGGATGTGGACACTGCAACTTGATACTTAGAAAAGCTAGAAACTTGAACTAGAACTTAAATTTGGTATGGTCCCTTCCAGGCATTCCCTGCTATTAATAAAGGAATGGCAGAATGGATACAAACATCTGAGAGGCAGCAAGTTACCGCTCTTCTGTACACTTTATTCTGCTCTGAGTGGTGCCCACCATCACAGATGTCTGAGGATGTTTTCTCCTGTTAATAAATGGTTATTCCTGAGGCAATGTTTGGAGGGAGAATGCCTTGCTGACAGAGCTGGAAAACCAGAATAGTTTTCGAgtgtgcaagccctgctctgctTGTAATCCCTGATATGCACTGGTAGCAGATCAGCCAATCCTTATTGGGGTGCACAGCTGTGTCTGTGATGTGTCTGTGTTTATCATGGGTTTTGCTAGTTCCAGAGGGTGTTATCCTATATTTTGCAGGTTTAATATGTTATCCCATTAAATAACTGTAAATCAGAGGGTCGTTATTTTGAAAGAAGAATTTATCTTCTACATAATTTTGCTTCTAGAAATTACTGGTGTGAGTAAAGCTGTCGTTTATTCACTAGCACACTGGCAAAACAGGTTGGCGATTCT
This region of Ammospiza caudacuta isolate bAmmCau1 chromosome 5, bAmmCau1.pri, whole genome shotgun sequence genomic DNA includes:
- the LOC131558246 gene encoding elongation of very long chain fatty acids protein 4-like, which translates into the protein MASTWQKTQEFYNWILESGDPRTDPWPLVYSPLPVTLIFTSYLFMVALGPSCMRQRQQLELRALLLTYNLAMVALSSYMFYEFLVTSVLANYSYLCQPVDYSRSELGMRMARVCWWFFFSKVIELLDTVFLILRKKQEQVTFLHVYHHGSMLFNWWSGVKYVPGGQAFFVGMLNSFVHIFMYGYYALASLGPRMRQHLWWKRYLTILQLCQFVAIAAHSSYNLFTECPFPDGFNTAVFLYILSLLALFLRFYYQTYVRGKREKLT